From Argopecten irradians isolate NY chromosome 12, Ai_NY, whole genome shotgun sequence, one genomic window encodes:
- the LOC138304632 gene encoding protocadherin Fat 4-like isoform X2, which produces MLWSYSGGIKRQKINLISFLLLGFIIQTCKGASPVWATPSTTTSIPISENEAVGTSVYQLTATDADTGDVVTYSLLTGSGFTVTGDVVYTNTAFDFETTQSYALQFSATDTTRNTVTSPTLTVTITDYNDNTPTFSPAIYSKIIPENSASGTSIAALTCTDADNGTNADCNLSIQSGDDTAAKFTISGTTIETTGTPTDYESLSAQNYIYSLVVIATDNPAASAGTALTGTAYVYVTITGTNDNTPSISGTTPSSISVAENSAVGTTVAAIQASDADDGDDGILTYSIIGGNSGAMFGVGTTTGEIYLTQALDYETTTSYSLTVQATDGGTPTDSATAVVTVTVTDVNDNTPVCPSLTYTYSVLETTTSGTTVATLACSDADGPSVIYSITSGNSESCFTISTADLNTACTLDYDTGSQSYTLGIDASDGTTSSSITVYISLTAENDNTPSFAAGPTIPLAESTSIGTVVTTYTATDDDASPHDIVSYAITAVTNSGSSLFAIDTTSGSITLVQLLDYETATSYDIEVTATDGGSSTATGTVTVSVTDVNENSPVCSPSSYTATQSETSSIGATVATLVCTDADTADTVSYAFISGNTGNDFSVSAAGVITLSNALDYDAGTQTYTLLLTASDGTNSATATVAVTVGAENEATPTFASPITTTLQEDDGIGTSVTTYTASDNDASPHNIVSYAISAATNGGTSYFSIDQTSGYIQLAQSLDYESTTDYVLTVVATDGGGLTGTGTVTVSVVDVNDNTPICSPTSHVETVLESAAVSSTVISDLSCSDGDAGTTLTYTMTQNPGNKFAVSVSGSTASLIVNAVLDYETTTFYNLQVTAKDGGSPELSATVTIDVNVADVDEGAPVFTNSGTYAVTLSEDTSVGSTIVTVTATDSVDTGDSISYAFVATNSMFQLDTTAGTILLVTSMDYETATNHQLLVTAYDDTNYVTATVTITVNDVNEVAVFGSTTYTPTFAEDQAVGNTLVQVAATDGDSGTFGTITYSISSGDGASYFTIDSSTGIITSTAVIDYEVNTIFSMIVQAVDGVPALTAQCLVQVSITDVNDNAPTFNPTTYTVTLSEDAAVSTSVTTVSATDADSVSNNNNVFEYSTTSSVPFTVDTTTGEIITNAVLDRETTASYDMVILATDKGTIPLTGTSTVTISLIDVNDNDPSISGTYDTTIDEDIAVNTVVFTITATDPDDGQNSQLSYSINSGNTNTDFKIEVGTGIIQTANALDREITASYTLEVYVVDNGATPRTASVTCTVTIADLNDNTPAWTAAPYMFAVDENVATGTNVGTIAATDADTGVNSAISYNIIGYWSGGSIPVTIDTSTGVVTTSASLDRENVDMYVIWCRVQDSGTPVLSSDTNVTITVNDLNDNDPTFASTTYTATVTENASVGTSITTMAATDADTGVNAVIVYSFDTSTTAGARADFYLTIDSSSGLVEVKTFPIDRETDASFTVVVLAIDTGTTPRTGSTTLTVTVDDENDNDPIFSPTYYNSEVPYTGSCNPTILTLTATDADEGANAQLYYYFTTANNDFTMDSSTGEITRTSTLSSGKRYISYGYAHDGGATQRTSTSTTIRIDAYTPSLVVISFYLGINKTYYETVESAFISQLDSVYQVTYSTASVKRWCIVESSSSLIIVHMYVLQDTTTDSISNVNSDKLFLSAAAAQGFVASDTAGTPSASVTGASWDPYVIQQIPLYDTGTSDSSTPWIETATGIAVTTICVLVGVVCITMATILIVKYCRERSKTADTTTSGKPRAEIVESTDPSNKEPPPYSRQGRRAGLQAVAAASAFKSKPPTNTAFVVEPGGDINAWQKKSDFVVTNREFDGRAVDQGNKLMLLARYMSIPQKQMKDNGSKRQKEIRLKSI; this is translated from the exons ATGCTGTGGAGTTACAGCGGAGGCataaaaagacagaaaataaatcttatttcatttcttctttTGGGATTCATCATCCAAACATGTAAAG GTGCTTCCCCGGTTTGGGCGACGCCGTCCACCACGACCTCCATCCCGATTAGTGAGAACGAGGCTGTCGGAACCTCTGTCTACCAACTCACAGCTACTGATGCTGATACCGGGGACGTCGTGACATACTCTTTATTGACAGGTTCCGGTTTCACCGTCACTGGTGACGTAGTCTACACCAACACAGCGTTTGATTTCGAGACAACACAGTCATATGCATTACAGTTTAG TGCGACTGACACAACCAGAAATACAGTAACAAGTCCTACCTTGACCGTGACGATAACAGACTACAACGACAACACACCTACATTTAGTCCCGCCATCTACTCCAAAATCATCCCAGAGAACTCAGCTTCTG GAACCTCCATCGCGGCTTTGACCTGTACTGATGCTGACAATGGCACTAATGCAGACTGTAACCTCAGTATACAAAGTGGTGACGACACTGCCGCTAAATTTACTATTTCCGGTACAACTATAGAGACAACCGGAACTCCTACTGACTACGAATCCTTATCAGCACAGAACTACATTTATAGCCTCGTCGTCATAGCAACCGACAATCCCGCTGCTAGTGCTGGGACAGCCCTAACTGGAACTGCCTATGTTTACGTCACCATTACGGGTACAAATGACAACACACCATCGATATCGGGTACTACTCCCTCCTCCATCTCG GTGGCGGAGAACAGTGCGGTCGGTACCACTGTCGCTGCTATTCAGGCGTCAGACGCTGATGATGGTGACGACGGCATCCTCACATACAGCATTATAG GTGGGAATTCCGGTGCAATGTTCGGCGTTGGAACCACAACAGGAGAGATATATCTAACACAGGCCCTCGACTACGAGACGACGACGTCGTACAGTCTCACTGTACAGGCGACCGACGGTGGTACACCTACCGACAGCGCCACGGCGGTCGTCACAGTTACCGTCACTGACGTCAACGACAATACACCTGTGTGCCCGTCACTAACCTACACCTACAGTGTGCTAGAGACAACAACGTCTGGG ACCACCGTGGCTACCCTGGCCTGTTCTGACGCCGATGGACCCTCTGTTATCTACTCGATTACGTCCGGTAACTCTGAAAGCTGTTTCACTATTTCAACTGCCGATTTGAATACTGCCTGTA CTTTGGACTACGACACCGGAAGTCAGTCCTATACCCTTGGTATTGATGCCAGTGACGGGACCACCTCGTCATCAATAACCGTGTATATCAGCCTCACTGCCGAAAACGACAACACTCCATCTTTTGCCGCCGGTCCTACCATCCCTCTCGCGGAGAGTACGAGTATTGGAACAGTCGTCACCACATATACTGCTACCGATGATGATGCCTCGCCTCATGACATTGTGTCTTACGCTATTACTGCAG TCACCAACTCAGGGAGTTCTTTATTTGCCATTGACACTACTTCTGGGAGTATCACACTAGTTCAGCTACTGGATTACGAAACAGCTACGAGTTATGACATAGAAGTCACAGCGACAGATGGAGGCAGTAGTACG GCAACAGGGACGGTGACAGTGTCAGTCACAGATGTCAATGAGAACTCGCCTGTGTGTAGTCCTTCGTCATACACAGCCACACAATCAGAGACGTCTTCAATTGGAGCAACG GTGGCGACACTTGTATGTACGGACGCCGACACGGCCGACACGGTATCGTATGCCTTTATCAGTGGTAACACCGGGAATGACTTCAGCGTATCCGCAGCAGGGGTCATAACTCTGTCCAACG CCCTGGATTATGACGCTGGTACCCAAACCTACACACTTCTCCTTACTGCGTCTGACGGTACAAATTCAGCGACAGCAACTGTAGCCGTCACAGTCGGAGCCGAAAACGAGGCAACACCAACTTTTGCCTCGCCTATTACTACGACGCTACAGGAGGATGATGGGATAGGAACCTCAGTGACGACGTATACAGCATCGGATAACGACGCGTCGCCGCACAACATCGTTAGCTATGCTATATCGGCAG CAACGAACGGTGGAACGTCTTATTTCTCTATTGATCAAACTTCTGGATATATTCAACTTGCACAAAGTTTGGATTATGAGAGTACCACAGACTATGTGTTAACAGTAGTAGCGACGGATGGGGGCGGGCTAACG GGGACCGGTACAGTGACAGTTTCAGTAGTCGATGTGAATGACAACACACCGATTTGCAGCCCGACATCTCATGTTGAGACAGTATTGGAAAGTGCAG CTGTTAGTTCGACAGTGATATCCGACTTGTCCTGTTCTGATGGAGACGCTGGAACTACACTGACCTACACTATGACACAAAATCCGGGTAATAAATTCGCCGTGTCCGTCTCCGGATCTACAGCTTCCCTTATCGTCAAtg CTGTCCTTGACTACGAGACGACgacattttataatttacaaGTGACAGCCAAAGATGGCGGATCTCCGGAACTGTCCGCTACAGTGACTATAGACGTCAACGTCGCAGATGTAGACGAGGGGGCTCCAGTGTTTACAAATTCTG GAACATATGCAGTTACATTAAGCGAGGACACATCTGTAGGATCCACAATAGTCACCGTTACGGCCACAGACTCGGTAGATACAGGAGATTCCATTTCGTACGCCTTTGTTGCTACGAACTCCATGTTTCAGTTGGATACAACGGCGGGAACCATATTACTCGTGACGAGTATGGACTACGAAACGGCAACGAATCACCAGCTCCTCGTGACGGCGTATGACGATACCAATTACGTCACTGCCACAGTCACTATTACTGTGAATGATGTCAACGAAGTTGCGGTGTTTGGTAGTACAACATACAC ACCTACCTTTGCCGAAGACCAAGCTGTAGGAAATACATTGGTGCAGGTTGCTGCTACCGACGGTGATTCTGGTACATTTGGTACAATCACTTACTCAATCAGCTCGGGCGACGGAGCATCCTACTTCACAATTGACTCTTCCACAGGCATTATCACATCTACGGCCGTTATCGACTATGAAGTCAACACGATTTTCTCAATGATTGTCCAGGCCGTGGACGGTGTCCCCGCTCTTACAGCTCAATGTCTTGTCCAGGTGTCCATCACGGATGTAAATGATAATGCGCCCACCTTTAATCCTACAACGTATACCGTGACGCTATCAGAAGACGCGGCAGTATCAACAAGTGTGACCACTGTTTCTGCAACTGATGCTGATTCTGTGAGCAACAACAATAATGTGTTTGAGTACAGCACTACGTCTTCAGTACCATTCACTGTCGATACaacaacaggggagataataacaAATGCTGTGCTGGACAGGGAAACAACAGCCAG TTACGACATGGTAATCCTAGCTACTGATAAAGGTACCATCCCACTCACCGGGACATCGACTGTAACCATCTCATTGATAGATGTAAACGACAACGACCCGAGTATATCTGGTACATACGATACGACGATAGACGAAGACATCGCCGTCAACACAGTTGTCTTCACTATCACTGCTACCGACcccgacgacggacaaaacagtCAGTTGTCATACTCTATAAATTCTGGTAATACCAATACAGACTTTAAGATAGAGGTGGGTACGGGTATAATACAAACGGCTAATGCCCTCGACAGAGAAATAACAGCGTCCTATACGTTGGAGGTATACGTTGTTGACAATGGTGCGACTCCGAGAACAGCTAGTGTAACCTGTACAGTAACAATTGCTGACTTAAACGATAACACGCCAGCGTGGACTGCAGCACCTTACATGTTTGCTGTGGACGAGAATGTCGCTACCGGTACAAATGTTGGTACGATAGCAGCTACGGATGCGGATACAGGAGTAAACTCGGCGATAAGCTACAACATTATTGGGTACTGGTCTGGTGGTTCGATTCCTGTGACTATAGACACATCAACAGGTGTGGTAACGACAAGTGCCAGTCTAGACAGAGAGAATGTCGACATGTACGTTATTTGGTGCCGTGTCCAGGATTCAGGAACGCCAGTGCTATCTTCCGACACTAATGTAACCATAACAGTAAATGATCTGAACGATAATGACCCAACATTTGCCAGTACCACATACACAGCCACAGTGACGGAAAATGCATCTGTTGGTACATCTATAACCACGATGGCTGCCACGGACGCGGACACAGGTGTTAATGCAGTCATTGTATATTCGTTTGACACCTCTACAACAGCCGGAGCCAGGGCAGATTTTTACCTGACGATTGACTCGTCTTCTGGACTAGTTGAAGTGAAAACATTCCCGATCGATCGGGAAACTGATGCCTCATTTACCGTAGTTGTTCTAGCTATTGACACCGGTACAACGCCTAGAACTGGATCTACAACTCTCACCGTTACAGTGGATGATGAAAACGACAACGACCCGATATTTTCTCCAACTTATTACAATAGTGAAGTTCCATATACAGGTTCATGTAATCCTACCATACTAACGCTGACTGCCACAGATGCAGATGAGGGTGCTAACGCCCAGTTGTATTATTACTTCACTACCGCTAATAATGACTTCACAATGGACTCAAGTACAG GTGAAATCACTCGGACTTCGACATTGTCCAGTGGTAAGCGATACATTTCTTACGGCTATGCACACGACGGAGGAGCAACACAGCGGACCAGCACCAGTACCACCATCAGGATAGATGCCTATACCCCTTCACTTGTTGTAATCTCATTCTACCTCGGCATCAACAAGACATATTACGAGACGGTAGAAAGTGCCTTCATCAGTCAATTAGACAGCGTATACCAGGTGACATACTCGACTGCGTCTGTCAAACGATGGTGTATAGTCGAGTCGTCCAGCAG TCTGATCATTGTCCACATGTATGTCTTACAAGACACTACCACAGATTCCATAAGTAACGTAAATTCAGACAAACTGTTCCTGAGTGCGGCCGCTGCCCAAGGATTCGTTGCTTCCGACACGGCCGGGACACCATCAGCAAGTGTGACAG GGGCTTCGTGGGACCCGTATGTAATACAGCAGATACCACTCTACGATACCGGAACCTCCGACAGTAGCACCCCCTGGATAGAAACAGCGACCGGAATCGCTGTAACTACCATTTGTGTTCTCGTCGGCGTCGTTTGTATCACCATGGCTACCATACTGATCGTGAAATACTGCAGAGAAAGAAG TAAAACGGCTGATACGACTACCAGTGGCAAACCACGAGCCGAGATCGTAGAATCCACAGATCCATCAAACAAAGAACCACCACCATATTCAC GCCAAGGAAGGCGAGCTGGACTGCAGGCTGTGGCAGCGGCATCG gCATTCAAAAGTAAACCACCTACAAACACAGCCTTCGTAGTGGAACCAGGAGGGGATATCAATGCCTGGCAAAAGAAGAGTGACTTTGTCGTCACCAATCGAGAATTTGACGGAAGGGCGGTTGACCAAGGTAACAAATTAATG CTACTGGCCAGGTATATGAGTATTCcacaaaaacaaatgaaagaCAATGGATCAAAACGCCAGAAGGAGATCCGTTTAAAGTCAATATAG
- the LOC138304632 gene encoding protocadherin Fat 4-like isoform X1: MLWSYSGGIKRQKINLISFLLLGFIIQTCKGASPVWATPSTTTSIPISENEAVGTSVYQLTATDADTGDVVTYSLLTGSGFTVTGDVVYTNTAFDFETTQSYALQFSATDTTRNTVTSPTLTVTITDYNDNTPTFSPAIYSKIIPENSASGTSIAALTCTDADNGTNADCNLSIQSGDDTAAKFTISGTTIETTGTPTDYESLSAQNYIYSLVVIATDNPAASAGTALTGTAYVYVTITGTNDNTPSISGTTPSSISVAENSAVGTTVAAIQASDADDGDDGILTYSIIGGNSGAMFGVGTTTGEIYLTQALDYETTTSYSLTVQATDGGTPTDSATAVVTVTVTDVNDNTPVCPSLTYTYSVLETTTSGTTVATLACSDADGPSVIYSITSGNSESCFTISTADLNTACTLDYDTGSQSYTLGIDASDGTTSSSITVYISLTAENDNTPSFAAGPTIPLAESTSIGTVVTTYTATDDDASPHDIVSYAITAVTNSGSSLFAIDTTSGSITLVQLLDYETATSYDIEVTATDGGSSTATGTVTVSVTDVNENSPVCSPSSYTATQSETSSIGATVATLVCTDADTADTVSYAFISGNTGNDFSVSAAGVITLSNALDYDAGTQTYTLLLTASDGTNSATATVAVTVGAENEATPTFASPITTTLQEDDGIGTSVTTYTASDNDASPHNIVSYAISAATNGGTSYFSIDQTSGYIQLAQSLDYESTTDYVLTVVATDGGGLTGTGTVTVSVVDVNDNTPICSPTSHVETVLESAAVSSTVISDLSCSDGDAGTTLTYTMTQNPGNKFAVSVSGSTASLIVNAVLDYETTTFYNLQVTAKDGGSPELSATVTIDVNVADVDEGAPVFTNSGTYAVTLSEDTSVGSTIVTVTATDSVDTGDSISYAFVATNSMFQLDTTAGTILLVTSMDYETATNHQLLVTAYDDTNYVTATVTITVNDVNEVAVFGSTTYTPTFAEDQAVGNTLVQVAATDGDSGTFGTITYSISSGDGASYFTIDSSTGIITSTAVIDYEVNTIFSMIVQAVDGVPALTAQCLVQVSITDVNDNAPTFNPTTYTVTLSEDAAVSTSVTTVSATDADSVSNNNNVFEYSTTSSVPFTVDTTTGEIITNAVLDRETTASYDMVILATDKGTIPLTGTSTVTISLIDVNDNDPSISGTYDTTIDEDIAVNTVVFTITATDPDDGQNSQLSYSINSGNTNTDFKIEVGTGIIQTANALDREITASYTLEVYVVDNGATPRTASVTCTVTIADLNDNTPAWTAAPYMFAVDENVATGTNVGTIAATDADTGVNSAISYNIIGYWSGGSIPVTIDTSTGVVTTSASLDRENVDMYVIWCRVQDSGTPVLSSDTNVTITVNDLNDNDPTFASTTYTATVTENASVGTSITTMAATDADTGVNAVIVYSFDTSTTAGARADFYLTIDSSSGLVEVKTFPIDRETDASFTVVVLAIDTGTTPRTGSTTLTVTVDDENDNDPIFSPTYYNSEVPYTGSCNPTILTLTATDADEGANAQLYYYFTTANNDFTMDSSTGEITRTSTLSSGKRYISYGYAHDGGATQRTSTSTTIRIDAYTPSLVVISFYLGINKTYYETVESAFISQLDSVYQVTYSTASVKRWCIVESSSSLIIVHMYVLQDTTTDSISNVNSDKLFLSAAAAQGFVASDTAGTPSASVTGASWDPYVIQQIPLYDTGTSDSSTPWIETATGIAVTTICVLVGVVCITMATILIVKYCRERSKTADTTTSGKPRAEIVESTDPSNKEPPPYSRQGRRAGLQAVAAASAFKSKPPTNTAFVVEPGGDINAWQKKSDFVVTNREFDGRAVDQATGQVYEYSTKTNERQWIKTPEGDPFKVNIGTNSGSFDA, translated from the exons ATGCTGTGGAGTTACAGCGGAGGCataaaaagacagaaaataaatcttatttcatttcttctttTGGGATTCATCATCCAAACATGTAAAG GTGCTTCCCCGGTTTGGGCGACGCCGTCCACCACGACCTCCATCCCGATTAGTGAGAACGAGGCTGTCGGAACCTCTGTCTACCAACTCACAGCTACTGATGCTGATACCGGGGACGTCGTGACATACTCTTTATTGACAGGTTCCGGTTTCACCGTCACTGGTGACGTAGTCTACACCAACACAGCGTTTGATTTCGAGACAACACAGTCATATGCATTACAGTTTAG TGCGACTGACACAACCAGAAATACAGTAACAAGTCCTACCTTGACCGTGACGATAACAGACTACAACGACAACACACCTACATTTAGTCCCGCCATCTACTCCAAAATCATCCCAGAGAACTCAGCTTCTG GAACCTCCATCGCGGCTTTGACCTGTACTGATGCTGACAATGGCACTAATGCAGACTGTAACCTCAGTATACAAAGTGGTGACGACACTGCCGCTAAATTTACTATTTCCGGTACAACTATAGAGACAACCGGAACTCCTACTGACTACGAATCCTTATCAGCACAGAACTACATTTATAGCCTCGTCGTCATAGCAACCGACAATCCCGCTGCTAGTGCTGGGACAGCCCTAACTGGAACTGCCTATGTTTACGTCACCATTACGGGTACAAATGACAACACACCATCGATATCGGGTACTACTCCCTCCTCCATCTCG GTGGCGGAGAACAGTGCGGTCGGTACCACTGTCGCTGCTATTCAGGCGTCAGACGCTGATGATGGTGACGACGGCATCCTCACATACAGCATTATAG GTGGGAATTCCGGTGCAATGTTCGGCGTTGGAACCACAACAGGAGAGATATATCTAACACAGGCCCTCGACTACGAGACGACGACGTCGTACAGTCTCACTGTACAGGCGACCGACGGTGGTACACCTACCGACAGCGCCACGGCGGTCGTCACAGTTACCGTCACTGACGTCAACGACAATACACCTGTGTGCCCGTCACTAACCTACACCTACAGTGTGCTAGAGACAACAACGTCTGGG ACCACCGTGGCTACCCTGGCCTGTTCTGACGCCGATGGACCCTCTGTTATCTACTCGATTACGTCCGGTAACTCTGAAAGCTGTTTCACTATTTCAACTGCCGATTTGAATACTGCCTGTA CTTTGGACTACGACACCGGAAGTCAGTCCTATACCCTTGGTATTGATGCCAGTGACGGGACCACCTCGTCATCAATAACCGTGTATATCAGCCTCACTGCCGAAAACGACAACACTCCATCTTTTGCCGCCGGTCCTACCATCCCTCTCGCGGAGAGTACGAGTATTGGAACAGTCGTCACCACATATACTGCTACCGATGATGATGCCTCGCCTCATGACATTGTGTCTTACGCTATTACTGCAG TCACCAACTCAGGGAGTTCTTTATTTGCCATTGACACTACTTCTGGGAGTATCACACTAGTTCAGCTACTGGATTACGAAACAGCTACGAGTTATGACATAGAAGTCACAGCGACAGATGGAGGCAGTAGTACG GCAACAGGGACGGTGACAGTGTCAGTCACAGATGTCAATGAGAACTCGCCTGTGTGTAGTCCTTCGTCATACACAGCCACACAATCAGAGACGTCTTCAATTGGAGCAACG GTGGCGACACTTGTATGTACGGACGCCGACACGGCCGACACGGTATCGTATGCCTTTATCAGTGGTAACACCGGGAATGACTTCAGCGTATCCGCAGCAGGGGTCATAACTCTGTCCAACG CCCTGGATTATGACGCTGGTACCCAAACCTACACACTTCTCCTTACTGCGTCTGACGGTACAAATTCAGCGACAGCAACTGTAGCCGTCACAGTCGGAGCCGAAAACGAGGCAACACCAACTTTTGCCTCGCCTATTACTACGACGCTACAGGAGGATGATGGGATAGGAACCTCAGTGACGACGTATACAGCATCGGATAACGACGCGTCGCCGCACAACATCGTTAGCTATGCTATATCGGCAG CAACGAACGGTGGAACGTCTTATTTCTCTATTGATCAAACTTCTGGATATATTCAACTTGCACAAAGTTTGGATTATGAGAGTACCACAGACTATGTGTTAACAGTAGTAGCGACGGATGGGGGCGGGCTAACG GGGACCGGTACAGTGACAGTTTCAGTAGTCGATGTGAATGACAACACACCGATTTGCAGCCCGACATCTCATGTTGAGACAGTATTGGAAAGTGCAG CTGTTAGTTCGACAGTGATATCCGACTTGTCCTGTTCTGATGGAGACGCTGGAACTACACTGACCTACACTATGACACAAAATCCGGGTAATAAATTCGCCGTGTCCGTCTCCGGATCTACAGCTTCCCTTATCGTCAAtg CTGTCCTTGACTACGAGACGACgacattttataatttacaaGTGACAGCCAAAGATGGCGGATCTCCGGAACTGTCCGCTACAGTGACTATAGACGTCAACGTCGCAGATGTAGACGAGGGGGCTCCAGTGTTTACAAATTCTG GAACATATGCAGTTACATTAAGCGAGGACACATCTGTAGGATCCACAATAGTCACCGTTACGGCCACAGACTCGGTAGATACAGGAGATTCCATTTCGTACGCCTTTGTTGCTACGAACTCCATGTTTCAGTTGGATACAACGGCGGGAACCATATTACTCGTGACGAGTATGGACTACGAAACGGCAACGAATCACCAGCTCCTCGTGACGGCGTATGACGATACCAATTACGTCACTGCCACAGTCACTATTACTGTGAATGATGTCAACGAAGTTGCGGTGTTTGGTAGTACAACATACAC ACCTACCTTTGCCGAAGACCAAGCTGTAGGAAATACATTGGTGCAGGTTGCTGCTACCGACGGTGATTCTGGTACATTTGGTACAATCACTTACTCAATCAGCTCGGGCGACGGAGCATCCTACTTCACAATTGACTCTTCCACAGGCATTATCACATCTACGGCCGTTATCGACTATGAAGTCAACACGATTTTCTCAATGATTGTCCAGGCCGTGGACGGTGTCCCCGCTCTTACAGCTCAATGTCTTGTCCAGGTGTCCATCACGGATGTAAATGATAATGCGCCCACCTTTAATCCTACAACGTATACCGTGACGCTATCAGAAGACGCGGCAGTATCAACAAGTGTGACCACTGTTTCTGCAACTGATGCTGATTCTGTGAGCAACAACAATAATGTGTTTGAGTACAGCACTACGTCTTCAGTACCATTCACTGTCGATACaacaacaggggagataataacaAATGCTGTGCTGGACAGGGAAACAACAGCCAG TTACGACATGGTAATCCTAGCTACTGATAAAGGTACCATCCCACTCACCGGGACATCGACTGTAACCATCTCATTGATAGATGTAAACGACAACGACCCGAGTATATCTGGTACATACGATACGACGATAGACGAAGACATCGCCGTCAACACAGTTGTCTTCACTATCACTGCTACCGACcccgacgacggacaaaacagtCAGTTGTCATACTCTATAAATTCTGGTAATACCAATACAGACTTTAAGATAGAGGTGGGTACGGGTATAATACAAACGGCTAATGCCCTCGACAGAGAAATAACAGCGTCCTATACGTTGGAGGTATACGTTGTTGACAATGGTGCGACTCCGAGAACAGCTAGTGTAACCTGTACAGTAACAATTGCTGACTTAAACGATAACACGCCAGCGTGGACTGCAGCACCTTACATGTTTGCTGTGGACGAGAATGTCGCTACCGGTACAAATGTTGGTACGATAGCAGCTACGGATGCGGATACAGGAGTAAACTCGGCGATAAGCTACAACATTATTGGGTACTGGTCTGGTGGTTCGATTCCTGTGACTATAGACACATCAACAGGTGTGGTAACGACAAGTGCCAGTCTAGACAGAGAGAATGTCGACATGTACGTTATTTGGTGCCGTGTCCAGGATTCAGGAACGCCAGTGCTATCTTCCGACACTAATGTAACCATAACAGTAAATGATCTGAACGATAATGACCCAACATTTGCCAGTACCACATACACAGCCACAGTGACGGAAAATGCATCTGTTGGTACATCTATAACCACGATGGCTGCCACGGACGCGGACACAGGTGTTAATGCAGTCATTGTATATTCGTTTGACACCTCTACAACAGCCGGAGCCAGGGCAGATTTTTACCTGACGATTGACTCGTCTTCTGGACTAGTTGAAGTGAAAACATTCCCGATCGATCGGGAAACTGATGCCTCATTTACCGTAGTTGTTCTAGCTATTGACACCGGTACAACGCCTAGAACTGGATCTACAACTCTCACCGTTACAGTGGATGATGAAAACGACAACGACCCGATATTTTCTCCAACTTATTACAATAGTGAAGTTCCATATACAGGTTCATGTAATCCTACCATACTAACGCTGACTGCCACAGATGCAGATGAGGGTGCTAACGCCCAGTTGTATTATTACTTCACTACCGCTAATAATGACTTCACAATGGACTCAAGTACAG GTGAAATCACTCGGACTTCGACATTGTCCAGTGGTAAGCGATACATTTCTTACGGCTATGCACACGACGGAGGAGCAACACAGCGGACCAGCACCAGTACCACCATCAGGATAGATGCCTATACCCCTTCACTTGTTGTAATCTCATTCTACCTCGGCATCAACAAGACATATTACGAGACGGTAGAAAGTGCCTTCATCAGTCAATTAGACAGCGTATACCAGGTGACATACTCGACTGCGTCTGTCAAACGATGGTGTATAGTCGAGTCGTCCAGCAG TCTGATCATTGTCCACATGTATGTCTTACAAGACACTACCACAGATTCCATAAGTAACGTAAATTCAGACAAACTGTTCCTGAGTGCGGCCGCTGCCCAAGGATTCGTTGCTTCCGACACGGCCGGGACACCATCAGCAAGTGTGACAG GGGCTTCGTGGGACCCGTATGTAATACAGCAGATACCACTCTACGATACCGGAACCTCCGACAGTAGCACCCCCTGGATAGAAACAGCGACCGGAATCGCTGTAACTACCATTTGTGTTCTCGTCGGCGTCGTTTGTATCACCATGGCTACCATACTGATCGTGAAATACTGCAGAGAAAGAAG TAAAACGGCTGATACGACTACCAGTGGCAAACCACGAGCCGAGATCGTAGAATCCACAGATCCATCAAACAAAGAACCACCACCATATTCAC GCCAAGGAAGGCGAGCTGGACTGCAGGCTGTGGCAGCGGCATCG gCATTCAAAAGTAAACCACCTACAAACACAGCCTTCGTAGTGGAACCAGGAGGGGATATCAATGCCTGGCAAAAGAAGAGTGACTTTGTCGTCACCAATCGAGAATTTGACGGAAGGGCGGTTGACCAAG CTACTGGCCAGGTATATGAGTATTCcacaaaaacaaatgaaagaCAATGGATCAAAACGCCAGAAGGAGATCCGTTTAAAGTCAATATAGGAACAAATAGTGGTTCATTCGATGCATAA